Proteins from one Bacteroides zhangwenhongii genomic window:
- a CDS encoding IS30 family transposase: MYNQLTSQQRSQIFALLQRKTQRKEIALIVGCSQSTLSRELRRNSTAKGHYLWEKAHAKAMDRRKRTTSNRKLDSILVWRIKQMITDHLWSPEQIRGVLGKEGISVSIQSIYNIINADVSGELRKHRRHPNFRRRPKAERKPTKATNIPDRTSIHERPSEADGHRFGDFEMDLTVDSYGHAILVLLERLTGFVMMERLPYGKRAKPLSEAVVRLLFAYRKCVRTITTDNGSEFTAHSDITAGLRMKGRDDVIVYFADAYCSWQKGAVENVNKLIRQYIPKKSNFNSFSDRFIMDVAKKINLRPRKKLRFSNPKTEFFKQIDNFALAS; encoded by the coding sequence ATGTATAATCAATTAACCTCGCAGCAAAGATCGCAAATTTTTGCGTTGCTGCAAAGAAAAACTCAGAGAAAAGAGATCGCCCTCATCGTAGGGTGCAGTCAGTCAACGCTTAGCCGCGAACTTCGTCGAAATTCCACGGCCAAGGGACACTACCTTTGGGAGAAAGCTCACGCCAAAGCGATGGATCGCCGCAAACGCACTACATCCAACCGAAAGCTTGACAGTATTCTTGTATGGCGGATAAAACAGATGATCACCGATCATCTGTGGTCGCCGGAACAGATCCGTGGAGTATTGGGGAAAGAGGGCATAAGTGTCTCGATACAGAGCATCTACAATATCATCAATGCCGACGTCAGCGGCGAGTTGCGCAAGCACAGACGTCACCCGAACTTCAGGCGGCGCCCCAAAGCGGAGCGCAAACCGACGAAAGCAACCAACATCCCCGACCGCACAAGCATACATGAGCGTCCGTCAGAGGCCGACGGGCACCGCTTCGGAGATTTTGAGATGGATCTGACCGTGGACTCCTACGGACACGCTATACTTGTCCTTCTGGAACGTCTTACAGGATTTGTAATGATGGAGAGACTGCCTTACGGCAAGAGAGCCAAGCCATTGTCCGAGGCTGTCGTAAGATTGCTTTTCGCTTATCGCAAATGCGTCAGAACCATCACGACCGACAACGGAAGCGAGTTCACGGCACATTCCGACATTACCGCCGGACTTCGCATGAAAGGGCGTGATGATGTCATTGTCTATTTTGCCGATGCTTACTGTTCATGGCAGAAAGGAGCAGTCGAGAATGTGAACAAGCTCATTCGTCAGTACATACCTAAGAAATCTAATTTCAACAGCTTCTCTGACAGATTTATTATGGATGTCGCAAAGAAAATTAACCTCAGACCGAGAAAAAAACTCAGATTCTCTAATCCAAAAACTGAGTTCTTCAAACAAATCGATAATTTTGCACTTGCCAGTTGA
- a CDS encoding abortive infection system antitoxin AbiGi family protein gives MSSKHSFIIHRFEEFSRITEVLTEGFVPNYHEEDLRLSKAPTDVRYMGIPMVSFGDIEDNDISEFMKNANPDYGEYAIMMKKEWALRQKWMSPVWYLTDEMLNRLTRNWKAWLEDGIAGYCKKYISEWKGSPYNNYAEREWRYTVPITEVKWILTKEAYDTWRRYPVLKKRPAPTEELKKHTLKFDIEDIEGIVVSDKKAREEITTFLHTTELFSGTRRTLSSPEINKLLDLVIVTE, from the coding sequence ATGAGTAGTAAACATAGCTTTATAATACATCGGTTTGAAGAGTTTTCTCGGATAACTGAAGTTCTGACCGAAGGTTTTGTGCCTAATTATCATGAAGAGGATCTCAGACTCTCAAAGGCCCCTACTGATGTGAGGTATATGGGCATACCAATGGTTTCATTTGGAGATATTGAAGATAATGATATTTCCGAATTTATGAAGAATGCAAATCCTGATTACGGCGAGTATGCTATCATGATGAAAAAGGAATGGGCATTACGGCAGAAATGGATGAGTCCCGTATGGTATCTTACGGATGAAATGTTAAATCGACTAACTAGAAATTGGAAAGCTTGGTTGGAAGACGGGATAGCCGGATACTGTAAAAAATATATATCCGAGTGGAAAGGAAGTCCATATAATAATTACGCAGAACGAGAATGGAGATATACAGTACCGATAACAGAAGTTAAATGGATTTTAACCAAAGAGGCTTACGATACATGGCGCAGATACCCAGTTCTGAAAAAGAGACCAGCCCCGACAGAAGAACTCAAAAAACATACCTTAAAGTTCGATATTGAGGACATAGAGGGAATTGTCGTATCTGATAAAAAAGCCCGAGAAGAGATAACCACATTCCTTCATACAACAGAGCTTTTCTCAGGAACAAGAAGAACTCTATCTTCACCTGAAATAAATAAATTATTAGATTTAGTGATAGTAACTGAGTAA
- a CDS encoding HD domain-containing protein, producing the protein MSDMVSNNIDELKGAPLFKFITSYRNIYRAIYALESYIDELYLLGTKADRSNAKKNSTESDSQLHNKSDLELYYILHDKYNWNVINEVITACQARIEDVILKSDEYFETSVFFSLKKYDTEKEKLRFRPLHTASLVDQICMVAMLQVLMFEDNDEIDDIPSAMPRRFPSDLLKSIPDNFYGNRGSLKLERIYEKWAPNYQAYNQKIVESCTKYSRSHKYEYEVSLDIKEFFPSISPFYLFVKICDILKERYRNKVNKFTESDPINSEEKIYHQNLTILKRATAKLLFLKVKDGDKIIDPAFDYYGDEGAEPRFKDHTDLFAKGVAQGLPQSYFFGNLCMTDVRRKIMGDDMFKGKDYFYVDDSVIYVKGYDEDLKNQFNDKIKKLNKALEELASIEELELRWETSLKDSSDCSSLFEDLKKYCGKAIDFHKKLEDKYKIVFHEDGKSSIQTIDVADRVIKSMGGLGRNASGTSSIFTEGDDRRISKEKMNALNDYAWNIIKQKEQENGAHVGKTVNNDNTLQLKVFKRFRKIFLSRNMWLDTMDSGNIEEGLKDWFLRLLTPEGLEIRNKYSSPVEMAEDSNVPKVVSVYSSDMVFSKGKKELWFELTDKESFRAEALQLLKCSSLEYARELKDQITKFEESFSTVHNSSSSHLYFHKYIEGVISARTISGDKYESLRKSFRNNFPAAANIDTAKAIDRLREFIHREFYFIFSPDKNANKETQQKSDATSPMAGAKEGIYFMEHISEEFKRRILNAYFSVLVGVNPSEEVPFVKTRGGNIDYAAFRILVWLRNPHFDFKDFWHFLSKIEYHALPERMIVDNGLPEVVKIFILQISDPEKVDHLILTHRIVKGLWQNGSKFLNSYTLHNEEHAVKLIILSMEIIRRIDYFQLKQLDYYILFLACYLHDISMVIHPDLQRFCHAEEQNIELMDRYLTEMKNKANEWEKNVSMTGDPEWFVNFWKSFGVKMTAIFNEVFDYFESDVRDKHPKESALFIKNKRHDLFQYLEETIVEAVAKAGEDHGKDIHNVYDMRSSAKDDVVSSKYISILLRLADLMDVSNDRINYHLLNENVNHLSTTSKFHWISHLITDEIALIPNYEVGYDSITDKKNKDKRIYFIRETLRFYLILNMKSLEPIEKRDDEGCQYWRKTDYNTDITPVRYKDFEGISLRFKESPCKEIACPMVCRWMNKKHNWFFPELAKLQSYLNTVNYEPFRTEIEVNILFKDFSDINLKPSLFDDVRRFLKNEHNE; encoded by the coding sequence ATGAGTGATATGGTCTCTAATAATATTGATGAACTGAAAGGTGCTCCACTATTTAAGTTTATCACTTCCTATAGAAATATATATCGAGCTATATATGCTCTTGAATCATATATTGACGAACTTTATCTTTTAGGCACCAAGGCAGATAGGTCTAATGCAAAGAAAAATTCCACAGAATCAGATAGTCAACTGCATAATAAGAGCGATTTGGAGTTATATTACATCCTTCATGACAAATACAATTGGAATGTGATTAATGAGGTGATAACGGCATGTCAGGCCAGGATTGAAGATGTCATTCTCAAGAGCGATGAATACTTTGAAACTTCTGTTTTCTTCTCTTTAAAGAAGTATGATACTGAAAAAGAAAAATTAAGATTCAGACCCCTGCATACAGCATCTCTTGTGGATCAGATATGCATGGTTGCTATGCTACAAGTATTAATGTTTGAGGATAACGATGAAATAGATGACATACCAAGTGCGATGCCTCGGCGTTTTCCGTCAGATTTGCTTAAGTCAATTCCGGATAATTTCTATGGGAATCGCGGCTCCTTGAAATTAGAACGCATCTATGAAAAATGGGCTCCGAACTATCAGGCATATAACCAGAAGATTGTGGAATCATGCACCAAGTATAGCAGAAGCCATAAGTATGAATACGAAGTGTCGCTTGACATCAAGGAGTTTTTCCCATCTATTTCTCCATTTTACTTATTTGTAAAGATTTGCGATATCCTCAAAGAAAGATATCGTAATAAGGTAAATAAATTTACCGAATCAGATCCAATTAACAGTGAGGAGAAAATCTATCACCAAAACCTAACTATTCTTAAAAGAGCAACTGCAAAGCTCTTATTTCTAAAAGTTAAGGATGGTGATAAAATCATAGATCCCGCATTTGATTATTATGGAGATGAAGGTGCCGAACCAAGATTTAAAGACCATACCGATCTATTCGCCAAAGGAGTTGCGCAAGGGCTCCCACAATCTTATTTCTTCGGTAATCTGTGTATGACGGATGTACGCAGGAAGATTATGGGTGATGATATGTTCAAGGGCAAGGATTATTTCTATGTGGATGATTCCGTGATCTATGTCAAAGGATATGATGAAGATTTAAAAAATCAATTTAATGATAAGATAAAAAAACTGAATAAAGCCCTAGAAGAGCTGGCTTCTATTGAAGAGCTGGAACTACGTTGGGAAACATCCTTGAAAGACTCTAGTGATTGCTCATCTCTGTTTGAAGACCTAAAAAAATATTGCGGAAAGGCCATAGACTTCCACAAGAAACTGGAGGATAAATACAAAATTGTGTTTCATGAAGATGGAAAAAGCAGCATTCAAACTATTGATGTCGCAGATCGAGTCATAAAGTCAATGGGAGGTCTGGGACGTAATGCTTCTGGGACGTCCTCAATCTTTACAGAGGGAGATGACCGACGCATCTCAAAGGAGAAAATGAATGCCCTAAATGATTATGCATGGAATATTATCAAACAGAAAGAACAGGAGAATGGTGCTCATGTAGGGAAGACCGTCAATAATGATAATACCCTTCAACTTAAAGTCTTTAAAAGATTCCGAAAAATTTTCTTATCCAGAAATATGTGGCTCGATACTATGGATTCTGGAAATATAGAGGAAGGACTTAAGGACTGGTTCCTGAGATTGTTGACCCCCGAGGGATTAGAAATTCGCAATAAATACTCTTCCCCAGTTGAAATGGCTGAAGATTCAAACGTGCCCAAAGTAGTATCCGTATATTCGTCTGATATGGTATTCAGCAAGGGTAAAAAAGAGTTATGGTTCGAACTTACCGATAAGGAATCTTTCCGAGCAGAAGCACTACAGCTATTAAAATGCAGCTCTTTAGAGTACGCAAGAGAACTTAAAGATCAGATAACAAAATTTGAAGAGTCATTTTCTACGGTGCATAATAGCTCTTCTTCTCATCTATATTTTCATAAATATATTGAAGGTGTCATCTCCGCGCGAACTATAAGTGGAGATAAGTATGAAAGTCTGCGCAAAAGTTTTCGTAATAATTTTCCAGCTGCAGCCAATATTGATACCGCTAAAGCTATCGATCGATTAAGAGAGTTTATTCATCGGGAATTCTATTTTATCTTTTCTCCGGATAAGAATGCCAATAAAGAAACCCAACAAAAGAGTGACGCGACTTCGCCCATGGCTGGAGCAAAAGAGGGTATATATTTCATGGAGCATATATCCGAGGAATTCAAACGCAGAATACTCAACGCTTATTTTTCAGTATTAGTAGGTGTTAATCCGTCAGAGGAAGTTCCATTTGTAAAGACAAGAGGCGGTAATATAGATTATGCGGCATTTCGGATCCTTGTCTGGCTTAGGAATCCTCATTTCGACTTTAAAGATTTCTGGCACTTTCTGTCAAAGATTGAATACCATGCACTTCCAGAAAGAATGATTGTAGACAACGGTCTTCCCGAAGTGGTCAAAATATTTATCCTACAAATATCGGATCCAGAGAAAGTGGACCACCTCATATTAACTCACAGGATTGTAAAAGGATTGTGGCAGAATGGATCGAAGTTCTTAAATTCATATACCCTACACAATGAGGAGCATGCCGTGAAACTGATTATCCTTTCTATGGAAATAATAAGACGTATTGATTATTTTCAGTTAAAGCAGCTTGATTATTATATTCTTTTTTTGGCATGTTATCTACATGACATCAGTATGGTTATTCATCCTGATTTGCAGCGTTTTTGTCATGCTGAAGAGCAGAACATAGAATTGATGGATAGGTATCTGACTGAAATGAAAAATAAAGCCAATGAATGGGAGAAGAATGTATCCATGACAGGTGATCCTGAATGGTTCGTTAATTTCTGGAAATCTTTTGGCGTGAAAATGACAGCAATATTCAATGAAGTGTTTGATTACTTTGAATCCGATGTCAGGGATAAACATCCCAAAGAAAGTGCCCTGTTTATAAAGAATAAACGGCACGACCTTTTTCAATATCTTGAAGAAACAATAGTTGAAGCAGTAGCGAAGGCTGGAGAAGACCATGGTAAAGATATTCATAATGTTTATGACATGCGTTCCTCGGCTAAGGATGATGTAGTTAGCTCCAAATACATTTCCATCCTTTTACGTCTTGCTGATTTGATGGATGTGTCCAACGACCGGATAAATTACCATCTCCTTAATGAAAATGTAAATCATTTATCTACAACATCAAAATTCCATTGGATTTCACATCTCATTACTGACGAGATAGCCCTGATTCCCAACTATGAAGTAGGCTATGATTCTATTACGGATAAGAAAAATAAGGATAAAAGGATATATTTTATCCGAGAGACACTCAGATTCTATCTCATTCTTAACATGAAGAGCTTGGAACCAATAGAGAAAAGGGATGATGAGGGATGTCAGTATTGGCGCAAAACAGACTATAACACAGACATAACTCCGGTTCGGTATAAGGATTTCGAAGGGATATCTTTACGATTCAAGGAAAGTCCGTGTAAAGAGATAGCATGTCCGATGGTATGCCGATGGATGAATAAGAAACATAATTGGTTTTTCCCTGAGCTAGCAAAACTCCAAAGTTATCTAAACACAGTAAACTATGAGCCGTTTAGGACGGAGATTGAAGTCAATATATTATTTAAGGACTTTTCAGACATAAATCTCAAGCCTTCTCTGTTCGATGATGTAAGACGTTTCTTAAAAAATGAGCATAATGAGTAG
- a CDS encoding sigma-54-dependent transcriptional regulator, translated as MDKTKIIVVEDNIVYCEFVCNLLAREGFHTVQAFHLSTAKKYLQQAADGDIVVSDLRLPDGNGIDLLRWMRKEGRMQLFVIMTDYAEVHTAVESMKLGSLDYIPKQLVEDKLVPLLRTILKERHAGRSRMPLFSRDGSAFQAIMKRIRLVAPTDMSVLIFGENGTGKEHIVHLLHDKGKRAGKPFVAVDCGSLTKELAPSAFFGHVRGAFTGADSAKKGYFHEAEGGTLFLDEVGNLAPETQQMLLRAIQERRYRPIGDRTDKNFNVRIIAATNEDLEKAVNEKRFRQDLLYRLHDFEITVPPLRDCQEDIMPLAEFFREIANRELECDVIGFDGEARKTLLIHAWPGNVRELRQKIMGAVLQAQTGLVTKEHLELAVTKPNSPVSFALRSDSEDKERVLRALKQANGNRKVAAELLGIGRTTLYNKLEEYGLKYKFEQL; from the coding sequence ATGGATAAGACAAAAATCATCGTAGTGGAGGACAACATCGTGTATTGCGAGTTCGTCTGTAACCTGCTGGCACGCGAGGGATTCCACACCGTGCAGGCTTTCCATCTCTCGACCGCGAAGAAATATCTGCAACAAGCCGCAGACGGGGACATCGTGGTTTCCGACCTGCGCCTGCCCGACGGCAACGGTATCGACCTGCTGCGCTGGATGCGCAAGGAGGGCAGGATGCAGCTCTTTGTCATCATGACCGACTATGCCGAAGTGCATACGGCGGTGGAAAGCATGAAACTCGGCTCGCTGGACTACATACCCAAGCAGCTTGTAGAAGACAAGCTCGTCCCTCTGCTCCGTACCATATTAAAAGAACGGCACGCAGGACGAAGCCGTATGCCCCTGTTCTCGCGTGACGGCTCGGCGTTCCAAGCCATCATGAAGCGGATAAGGCTGGTAGCCCCAACCGACATGAGCGTGCTGATATTCGGGGAGAACGGCACGGGCAAGGAGCATATAGTCCACCTGCTGCACGACAAGGGCAAGCGGGCAGGAAAGCCGTTTGTGGCTGTGGACTGCGGTTCGCTCACCAAAGAACTTGCGCCGTCGGCTTTCTTCGGACACGTCAGAGGCGCATTCACGGGTGCGGACAGTGCCAAGAAAGGTTATTTCCATGAAGCCGAAGGCGGCACGCTGTTCTTGGACGAGGTGGGCAACCTCGCACCGGAAACCCAGCAGATGCTTCTGCGTGCCATACAGGAACGGAGATACCGCCCGATAGGTGACAGAACGGACAAAAATTTCAATGTCCGTATCATCGCCGCTACCAACGAGGATCTGGAGAAGGCGGTCAATGAAAAGCGTTTCCGGCAGGACCTATTATACCGCCTGCACGATTTCGAGATAACCGTCCCGCCGTTGCGCGACTGTCAGGAGGACATCATGCCTTTGGCTGAGTTCTTCCGCGAAATTGCGAACCGGGAACTGGAATGCGATGTCATCGGCTTTGACGGGGAAGCCCGCAAGACATTGCTAATCCATGCGTGGCCGGGCAATGTCCGCGAGCTTCGTCAGAAAATCATGGGCGCGGTGTTGCAGGCACAGACGGGTCTTGTCACGAAAGAGCATTTGGAACTTGCCGTGACAAAACCTAACTCACCCGTCAGCTTCGCCCTGCGCAGCGATTCGGAAGACAAGGAACGTGTTTTACGCGCATTGAAGCAGGCGAACGGTAACCGTAAGGTTGCCGCCGAACTGCTCGGGATAGGCCGTACGACGCTGTACAACAAACTGGAAGAATATGGATTGAAGTATAAATTTGAGCAACTATAG
- a CDS encoding phage integrase SAM-like domain-containing protein, protein MHKFGWTDIDRAFVSRYINYLQKHGYMAKVINKHLTNLKTLINAAFIDGVHDNQRASKKIKDRDKAVEIYLTEEELQALYEMPLTGKKEHFRDVFLIGCYTCQRVNDYNNLNANNFETTRKGTRIIRLVQQKTKTEVTIPILNENLITICEKYGYNIPKANEQVLNRYIKDILKDLSEQLPSLKEKVPTKLTMKQKEALRKEKKEPETDLNGNVIVPRYDCVTSHTARRTGITNMYLSHKYTIL, encoded by the coding sequence TTGCACAAATTCGGATGGACGGATATTGACCGCGCGTTTGTGTCTCGATACATCAACTATTTGCAGAAGCACGGCTACATGGCGAAAGTGATCAACAAGCATCTGACAAACTTGAAGACTCTTATCAATGCCGCCTTTATTGACGGCGTACACGACAACCAAAGGGCGTCAAAAAAGATTAAAGACCGTGACAAGGCTGTCGAAATCTATCTCACCGAGGAGGAACTGCAAGCCCTCTACGAAATGCCGCTGACCGGTAAGAAAGAACATTTCCGTGATGTTTTTCTCATTGGCTGCTATACCTGTCAGCGCGTGAACGATTACAACAACCTTAATGCCAACAACTTTGAGACCACCCGAAAAGGAACGCGCATAATCCGTCTTGTCCAGCAGAAAACCAAGACTGAGGTGACAATCCCTATTCTCAATGAGAACCTTATCACCATCTGCGAGAAATACGGCTACAACATACCGAAAGCCAACGAGCAGGTGCTGAACCGTTACATCAAGGATATTCTGAAAGACCTGTCGGAGCAGTTGCCGTCACTGAAAGAGAAAGTGCCGACCAAGCTCACCATGAAGCAGAAGGAGGCATTGAGAAAGGAGAAGAAAGAGCCGGAAACCGACCTTAACGGCAACGTGATCGTGCCACGCTATGACTGCGTGACAAGTCACACAGCTCGACGCACTGGCATTACTAATATGTATCTCAGCCATAAATACACTATCCTCTAG
- a CDS encoding hybrid sensor histidine kinase/response regulator → MKSIKNLISLGYLLMALLVIGIMYIWYKEWCDLEKLEVQNRHIDTFRQESHKIFVFLIELSLSGETVLEWKDADLEHYHTRRIAIDSMLCRFKVTYPAERIDSVRHLLEDKERQMRQIVQVLEQQQAINDKITRQVPVIVQKSVQEQPQKPKRKGFLGIFGKKEKPKLTVTTTMLRSLDWDMIAEQRAQSRRLSEHTDSLAARNAELNRQWHGFIRQMDKKVQADLQKREAEITAMREQSFMQIGSLTGFVLLLLVISYIIIHRNANRIKRYKQKTTDLIGQLQQSVEQNEALIASRKKAVHTITHELRTPLTAITGYAGLVEKENDIERIGRYICNIRQSSDRICEMLNTLLSFFRLDNGKEQPNISPCRISAITHIFETEFTPIAMNKGLALTITNQKDTIVLTDKERILQIGNNLLSNAIKFTENGGVSLTTDYDNGVLKLIVEDTGTGMTEEEQQRVFNAFERLSNAAAKDGFGLGLSIVQSIVAMLGGTIKLESEKGRGSRFTVEIPAQVAQEQQPQQAARNYTCNNERYHDVIAIDNDEVLLLMLKEMYVQEGVHCEICTDAAELMEMIRRKEYSLLLTDLNMPEINGFELLKLLRTSNVGNSKTIPVVVTTASGSCSKEELMERGFAGCLLKPFSISELMEVSDKCAMKGNRNEKPDFTSLLSYGNEAVMLDKLITETEKEMQAIREAGLKKDLQELDALTHHLRSSWEILRADQPLRELYRLLHSDGTPDDKTIGNAVKAVLDKGSEIIRLAKEERRKYNNG, encoded by the coding sequence ATGAAATCAATCAAGAATCTAATTTCACTCGGCTATTTGCTGATGGCATTATTGGTTATCGGCATAATGTATATTTGGTATAAAGAATGGTGCGATTTAGAGAAATTGGAAGTTCAAAATCGTCATATAGATACTTTTCGCCAAGAATCGCACAAAATATTTGTTTTTCTTATTGAGCTATCTTTATCGGGCGAGACAGTATTGGAGTGGAAAGATGCAGATTTGGAACATTACCATACCCGGCGTATAGCAATCGACAGTATGCTCTGTCGTTTCAAAGTTACCTATCCGGCAGAGCGTATAGACAGTGTACGCCATCTTCTCGAAGATAAGGAACGACAAATGCGTCAAATCGTGCAAGTACTTGAACAGCAACAAGCCATCAACGATAAGATCACTCGTCAAGTACCCGTAATCGTACAGAAAAGTGTGCAGGAACAGCCGCAAAAACCGAAGCGGAAAGGATTTCTCGGCATATTCGGCAAGAAAGAAAAGCCAAAGCTAACCGTGACCACAACAATGCTCCGTTCCCTTGACTGGGACATGATAGCCGAGCAACGGGCGCAAAGCCGCCGTCTGTCGGAACACACCGACAGCCTTGCGGCACGAAACGCGGAACTTAATCGGCAATGGCACGGATTTATACGCCAGATGGATAAAAAGGTGCAAGCCGATCTACAAAAACGGGAAGCCGAGATAACCGCCATGAGGGAACAGTCGTTTATGCAGATAGGTAGCCTGACTGGATTCGTCCTCCTTCTGCTGGTAATCTCATATATCATCATACACCGTAATGCCAACCGAATCAAACGGTACAAACAGAAAACGACTGATTTAATAGGACAGTTGCAACAGTCGGTAGAGCAAAACGAGGCTCTGATAGCCTCTCGCAAGAAAGCCGTGCATACTATCACGCATGAACTGCGCACGCCGCTGACAGCGATAACGGGTTATGCCGGACTGGTGGAAAAAGAGAATGACATAGAACGAATCGGGCGTTATATCTGTAACATCCGGCAATCTTCCGACCGTATATGCGAAATGCTCAACACGTTGCTAAGTTTCTTCCGTTTGGACAATGGCAAGGAACAGCCGAACATTTCTCCTTGCCGGATTTCGGCAATCACGCACATTTTTGAAACGGAGTTTACGCCCATCGCCATGAACAAGGGGCTGGCTCTTACCATAACGAATCAAAAGGATACTATTGTCTTGACCGATAAGGAGCGTATCCTGCAAATCGGCAACAACCTGCTGTCAAACGCCATCAAGTTCACGGAGAACGGTGGCGTTTCTCTGACAACGGACTACGATAACGGTGTCCTGAAACTTATCGTCGAAGATACGGGTACGGGCATGACCGAAGAGGAACAGCAACGGGTGTTCAATGCGTTTGAACGCCTTTCAAATGCCGCTGCGAAAGACGGCTTCGGATTGGGTTTGTCCATCGTGCAAAGTATCGTGGCGATGCTCGGCGGAACAATCAAATTGGAAAGCGAGAAAGGCAGAGGCAGCCGTTTTACGGTGGAAATACCCGCACAGGTTGCCCAAGAACAACAACCACAACAGGCAGCCCGGAATTATACCTGCAACAATGAGAGATACCATGATGTCATTGCCATCGACAATGACGAGGTGTTACTATTGATGCTGAAAGAAATGTATGTACAGGAAGGTGTACACTGCGAAATCTGTACCGATGCAGCGGAACTGATGGAAATGATACGCCGGAAAGAATACAGCCTGCTTCTGACGGATCTGAATATGCCGGAGATCAACGGCTTCGAGCTGTTGAAACTGCTGCGCACCTCTAATGTTGGCAATTCAAAGACTATCCCGGTAGTCGTGACAACCGCTTCTGGCAGTTGCAGCAAGGAGGAACTTATGGAACGTGGATTCGCCGGATGCCTGCTCAAACCGTTCTCCATATCGGAACTGATGGAGGTTTCAGACAAATGCGCCATGAAAGGCAACCGGAATGAAAAGCCGGACTTCACCTCCCTGCTGTCCTACGGCAATGAAGCCGTCATGCTGGATAAACTGATAACGGAAACCGAAAAGGAAATGCAGGCAATCAGGGAAGCGGGTTTAAAGAAAGATCTTCAAGAACTGGACGCCCTGACACACCACCTGCGAAGTTCATGGGAGATACTCCGTGCCGACCAACCGTTAAGGGAACTTTATAGACTGCTTCATAGCGATGGCACACCTGACGATAAAACAATTGGCAATGCTGTAAAAGCTGTGCTGGATAAGGGTTCGGAAATCATCCGGCTGGCAAAAGAAGAAAGGAGAAAATATAATAATGGATAA
- a CDS encoding CHC2 zinc finger domain-containing protein: MFIPQNIVDDLRQRDCEELADRLGIEISRHKAYCFLHSESVPSLSFHPSKKNVWHCFSCGKGGDAISFMMEYERCGFTEACEKLCAIYGMVLPSGKPTYVPKRRLTSQSVSRRNNLDFDKPFDAEIAEWLLDNLILTHNAQHFLFEKRKLNEEIIYKIGIKALDDSRTISRTAWRKFGEERCRASGLFGEKGYLSFWVPCIIFPYRDRNGKLLGLQSRYIGDDKKVPRFQFLSCQKTHLFNMPLLNEFMVDKDLYLTEGVTDCLAVLSSGKAAIAIPSATIIPEDDLSLLEGYKLKMMPDNDEAGWDGFMKLRLALAKKGISIFKEDIPAEYKDYGEWYFSNRDF; encoded by the coding sequence ATGTTCATACCTCAGAATATTGTAGATGATCTTCGGCAGAGAGATTGTGAAGAGCTGGCAGATAGACTCGGAATTGAAATCAGTAGGCATAAAGCCTATTGTTTTTTGCACTCCGAATCTGTTCCCAGTCTATCATTCCATCCCTCAAAGAAAAATGTATGGCATTGCTTTTCATGTGGTAAGGGCGGCGATGCTATCAGTTTTATGATGGAGTATGAGAGATGTGGATTTACTGAGGCATGCGAAAAGTTATGTGCAATTTATGGCATGGTACTCCCAAGCGGGAAGCCAACATATGTGCCTAAAAGAAGGTTGACCTCCCAATCTGTTTCGAGGCGGAATAATTTGGACTTTGATAAACCGTTTGATGCTGAGATAGCTGAATGGTTACTTGATAATTTGATTTTGACTCATAATGCTCAACATTTTTTATTCGAAAAGAGAAAACTAAACGAAGAAATTATATACAAAATAGGGATTAAGGCACTAGATGACAGCCGGACAATAAGCCGAACGGCATGGAGGAAATTTGGTGAAGAACGATGTCGCGCAAGTGGGTTGTTTGGAGAAAAAGGTTATCTATCTTTTTGGGTCCCCTGTATAATTTTTCCATACAGAGATAGAAATGGTAAATTATTGGGGCTGCAATCACGGTATATTGGGGATGACAAAAAAGTGCCTCGGTTTCAATTTCTATCTTGTCAAAAGACACATCTCTTCAATATGCCATTGCTGAATGAATTTATGGTTGATAAAGATCTTTATCTCACGGAAGGAGTAACGGATTGCCTGGCTGTGTTATCGAGCGGAAAAGCCGCAATAGCTATTCCAAGTGCCACAATTATACCTGAAGATGATTTATCCCTATTGGAAGGATATAAATTGAAAATGATGCCCGACAATGATGAGGCTGGTTGGGATGGATTTATGAAACTACGACTGGCCTTAGCGAAAAAAGGAATATCCATATTTAAAGAAGATATTCCGGCAGAATACAAGGATTATGGCGAATGGTATTTTTCTAATAGAGATTTTTAA